Proteins encoded in a region of the Dorea longicatena genome:
- a CDS encoding winged helix-turn-helix transcriptional regulator, which yields MKDTKYKILAYFDNQSYRKLFNEINSDYAENLQILLHNLSLFSYDMLVIGVIVYKENISNIISAIRKITQIPIIILTDASSLLCMSWKKELIYAGADCVMDINSTIEEVDLQIFSLARRNNKQKITQKQSETMINKGKLVMDHKKHKVFWNDVALHLTRQEYNFLYLLAATPMRVYTFEQIYQLVWKDYPVGDIKNIIWCLVKRLRKKLNVVEDGAGNCIVSVRDIGYKFELNKENEQQ from the coding sequence ATGAAAGACACAAAATACAAGATATTAGCATATTTTGACAATCAATCATATCGAAAACTATTCAATGAGATAAACTCAGATTATGCAGAAAATCTACAAATTTTACTGCATAATTTGAGTTTATTTTCTTATGATATGCTTGTAATAGGAGTAATCGTTTATAAAGAGAACATAAGTAATATTATATCTGCTATTAGAAAGATAACGCAGATACCAATTATTATTTTGACGGATGCATCTTCTTTATTGTGTATGTCATGGAAAAAAGAATTAATATACGCTGGTGCAGATTGTGTAATGGATATAAATAGCACTATAGAAGAAGTAGATCTGCAGATTTTTTCATTGGCACGACGAAACAATAAACAAAAAATAACTCAAAAGCAATCCGAAACGATGATTAATAAGGGAAAACTTGTAATGGATCATAAGAAACATAAAGTATTTTGGAATGATGTAGCGTTACATTTAACACGACAAGAATATAATTTTTTATACTTATTAGCGGCGACACCGATGAGAGTATACACGTTTGAACAGATTTACCAGCTTGTCTGGAAAGATTATCCTGTTGGTGATATTAAAAATATCATCTGGTGTCTGGTAAAGCGACTGAGAAAAAAGCTGAATGTTGTTGAAGATGGTGCTGGGAATTGTATCGTCAGTGTCAGGGATATAGGTTACAAATTTGAATTGAATAAAGAAAACGAACAACAGTAA
- a CDS encoding metal-dependent transcriptional regulator, with the protein MKLHTAGEDYLEAVLILQKKLGMVRSVDVARYMEVSKPSVCYAVGTLREGGFLTTDENHYIHLTDLGWDVAEKIYERHCFFTHQLISVGVNPQIAEVDACRMEHAVSDESFQKLKEHAMREIASQKIDNTFDDFPVKK; encoded by the coding sequence ATGAAACTTCATACTGCCGGAGAGGATTATTTGGAGGCCGTGCTTATACTCCAAAAGAAGCTCGGTATGGTGCGCTCTGTGGATGTTGCCCGGTACATGGAAGTTTCAAAACCCAGCGTATGTTACGCAGTAGGAACTTTACGAGAGGGTGGCTTTTTGACAACAGACGAAAACCATTATATACACCTGACCGACCTTGGCTGGGATGTGGCTGAAAAAATTTACGAACGCCATTGTTTTTTTACTCATCAACTTATATCCGTTGGAGTTAATCCACAAATTGCAGAAGTTGATGCTTGTCGCATGGAACATGCAGTCAGTGATGAAAGTTTTCAAAAACTGAAAGAGCATGCGATGAGAGAGATTGCTTCACAAAAAATTGACAATACATTTGATGATTTTCCTGTGAAGAAGTAG
- a CDS encoding ABC transporter ATP-binding protein, with product MFALFSRILKLSDHYKSRIQGAFVCAFLESILSKMPIFLAFVVLSGFANKTITGQTCLYVGLGLAAIVLVQMLVHYLSDSLQSAAGYLMFADKRIELGGHLRKLPMGYFTSGNIGKISSVLSTDMVFIEEVAMSTLGNMMSYLLSSLVLLAFMFYLNWQLGLIAAIVTILAWLVSKGMNKVSLREAAGRQEQSERLTDAVLSFVEGIGVIKSYNLLGEKSEELSGNFKRSRNTSLDFERKMTPWTMGLNILYGIGIAAIFGLSIVLEQSGALSLAYVLGVLLFVFDLFGPLKALYGEASRLTVMNAALDRIEAVLDEPELSDNGKQHIPAQAQPGQPEVLFNDVTFAYQDKEVLHHISFAMKKNSMTALVGPSGSGKSTIANLLARLWDIKSGNVTIRGVDIHNVPLSELMNQISMVFQRVYLFQDTIYNNIIMGKPDATEEEIYEAARKARCYDFIMALPDGFQTVVGEGGATLSGGEKQRISIARCILKDAPIVILDEATASVDTDNESYIQEAISELVKGKTLLVIAHRLNTIQNADQILVIDNGQIAQQGTHEELLKQPGIYQDFVNIRKSAAGWSLA from the coding sequence ATGTTTGCTTTGTTTTCAAGAATATTGAAACTTTCCGACCATTATAAGAGCCGTATTCAGGGCGCATTTGTTTGTGCGTTTCTGGAATCCATTCTGTCCAAAATGCCGATTTTTCTGGCCTTTGTGGTTTTGAGTGGATTTGCAAATAAGACGATTACCGGGCAGACTTGTCTTTATGTGGGACTTGGCCTTGCCGCTATTGTGCTGGTTCAGATGCTCGTCCACTATCTTAGTGACAGCCTGCAAAGTGCAGCGGGATATTTGATGTTCGCTGACAAGCGTATCGAATTGGGCGGCCATCTGCGGAAACTTCCGATGGGATATTTCACTTCCGGCAATATTGGCAAGATCAGTTCTGTCCTCAGTACCGACATGGTGTTCATTGAAGAAGTCGCTATGAGTACGCTGGGAAACATGATGAGCTATCTGCTGTCCTCGCTGGTTTTGCTGGCGTTCATGTTTTATCTGAATTGGCAGCTTGGCTTGATTGCTGCGATAGTTACTATTTTGGCATGGCTGGTATCTAAGGGAATGAACAAAGTTTCCCTACGAGAAGCAGCAGGCCGTCAGGAGCAGAGTGAACGGCTGACCGATGCGGTGCTGTCTTTTGTGGAGGGCATTGGTGTTATTAAGAGCTATAACCTGCTTGGAGAAAAATCCGAAGAACTGTCCGGCAATTTCAAACGTTCCAGAAATACATCGCTTGATTTTGAACGGAAAATGACCCCGTGGACAATGGGGCTGAATATCCTTTACGGTATTGGTATTGCGGCAATTTTCGGCCTGTCTATTGTGTTGGAACAGAGCGGTGCGCTTTCTTTGGCTTATGTGTTGGGTGTTCTGCTATTTGTATTTGATCTTTTTGGCCCGTTGAAGGCTCTCTATGGAGAAGCATCCAGACTAACCGTTATGAACGCTGCCCTTGATCGTATTGAAGCGGTATTGGATGAACCGGAACTTTCCGACAACGGCAAGCAGCATATTCCGGCTCAGGCACAGCCGGGACAGCCGGAAGTCCTGTTCAACGATGTTACATTTGCTTATCAGGATAAAGAGGTTTTGCACCATATCAGTTTTGCCATGAAGAAAAATTCTATGACAGCGCTGGTTGGGCCATCCGGTAGTGGTAAGTCCACCATTGCAAACTTACTGGCGCGGCTTTGGGATATAAAATCCGGCAATGTGACGATAAGGGGTGTGGATATTCACAATGTACCTCTGTCGGAATTGATGAATCAGATCAGCATGGTATTCCAGCGCGTGTATCTGTTTCAGGACACCATTTACAACAATATCATCATGGGAAAGCCAGATGCCACGGAAGAAGAAATCTATGAGGCTGCCAGAAAAGCCCGCTGCTATGATTTCATTATGGCTCTGCCTGATGGGTTCCAGACAGTGGTTGGCGAAGGCGGTGCGACACTCTCTGGTGGCGAAAAGCAGCGTATTTCGATTGCCCGCTGTATCCTGAAAGACGCGCCTATCGTCATTTTGGACGAAGCTACCGCGAGTGTGGATACGGACAATGAAAGCTATATTCAGGAGGCTATTTCCGAATTGGTGAAGGGAAAGACCCTGCTTGTAATTGCTCACCGCCTAAATACCATCCAGAACGCCGATCAGATTTTAGTTATAGACAACGGCCAGATTGCACAGCAAGGAACCCATGAGGAACTTTTGAAACAGCCTGGTATCTATCAGGATTTTGTCAATATCCGAAAGAGTGCGGCTGGCTGGAGTCTTGCTTAA
- a CDS encoding ABC transporter ATP-binding protein: protein MFKKIFEYAGPYKKNMYVATVVVLVSVLMGILPFVLAYQVISPLVMGDSVETEFVLLRVIGVLICLVLQAFFYGWGLSISHKAAYNTLFRLRVSLQKKFEKLPLGIVEEKGTGTIKKLFVDDVDSLELLLAHSVPEGIANLLIPLVIYVAMFCADWKLALMSLASIPISLLSMVIMYSVGMKRMGPYYQSAQKMNNTIIEYINGMEVVKVFNKDADSYERFRKDVSDYRDYTLAWYKAAWPWMAIYSSLLPCTIILTLPVGAWFVLSGWSTLPNLILVLCLSLSIGMPLLKSLGFLPTMPQLNYKISALEQVLDAPELQQTEDAFHGKDDTITYDHVSFAYQTTQPGPDGKPVVIEDEVLHDISFTAKAGQKTALVGESGSGKSTLAKLLIHYYDPQKGSISIGGQKLCDMSLEALNSRISYVAQDQYLFNTSLLENIRLGRLNATDEEVVEAAKKAQCMEFLEKLPQGIHSMAGDAGKMLSGGQRQRISLARAILKDAPIVVLDEATAYADPENEEKMEAAIAELVKGKTLVVIAHKLPAIMNADQICVMDHGKLVATGKHQELIQSCPEYQKLWKAAQDSAEWKVHTAKEGK, encoded by the coding sequence ATGTTCAAAAAAATCTTTGAGTACGCAGGGCCATATAAGAAAAATATGTATGTGGCCACGGTTGTCGTACTGGTCAGCGTTCTTATGGGCATCCTGCCTTTTGTGCTGGCCTATCAGGTCATTTCGCCATTGGTTATGGGCGATTCTGTTGAAACAGAATTTGTTTTATTGCGTGTTATAGGGGTTTTGATCTGTCTTGTTTTGCAGGCGTTTTTTTATGGATGGGGATTATCAATTTCTCATAAAGCAGCATATAACACATTGTTCCGGCTGCGGGTATCTCTGCAAAAGAAGTTTGAGAAACTTCCCCTTGGCATTGTGGAGGAAAAAGGGACAGGGACAATCAAAAAGCTGTTTGTCGATGATGTGGACAGCTTGGAATTGCTCCTTGCTCATTCAGTCCCGGAGGGTATCGCAAATTTACTGATCCCGCTGGTGATTTATGTTGCTATGTTTTGTGCGGACTGGAAACTGGCTCTTATGTCTTTGGCCTCTATCCCGATCAGCCTGCTCTCCATGGTCATTATGTACTCTGTTGGAATGAAGCGCATGGGTCCCTACTATCAGTCTGCACAGAAAATGAACAACACGATCATTGAGTACATCAATGGTATGGAGGTTGTCAAGGTATTCAATAAGGACGCAGATTCCTATGAGCGGTTCCGCAAAGATGTATCAGATTATCGGGACTATACTCTGGCGTGGTACAAGGCGGCGTGGCCGTGGATGGCAATTTACAGCAGTCTGCTTCCATGCACCATTATTCTGACTTTACCTGTTGGCGCATGGTTCGTTCTCTCTGGCTGGTCTACTTTGCCTAATTTGATCTTGGTACTGTGTCTTTCTTTAAGTATTGGTATGCCACTGCTGAAATCTCTCGGTTTCCTGCCTACCATGCCCCAGCTCAACTATAAAATTTCTGCATTGGAGCAGGTGTTGGATGCGCCAGAGCTCCAGCAGACAGAAGATGCGTTCCACGGGAAAGATGACACCATTACTTATGACCATGTTTCTTTCGCTTATCAGACCACACAGCCCGGCCCGGATGGAAAGCCTGTTGTAATTGAGGATGAAGTTCTCCATGACATTTCCTTTACGGCAAAAGCTGGACAGAAAACAGCCCTTGTTGGTGAATCTGGCTCCGGCAAGAGTACATTAGCGAAACTGCTGATTCACTATTATGACCCACAGAAAGGCAGTATTTCCATCGGTGGGCAGAAATTATGCGATATGAGCCTTGAAGCACTCAACAGCCGTATTTCCTATGTGGCGCAGGATCAATACCTGTTCAACACCTCTCTGCTTGAAAACATTAGGCTTGGTCGGCTGAACGCAACGGATGAAGAAGTGGTGGAGGCCGCAAAGAAAGCTCAGTGTATGGAGTTCCTTGAGAAACTTCCGCAGGGTATTCATTCAATGGCTGGTGATGCAGGAAAAATGCTCTCCGGCGGTCAGCGCCAGCGTATTTCTCTGGCAAGGGCAATCTTAAAAGATGCTCCAATTGTGGTGCTTGACGAGGCAACTGCCTATGCCGATCCCGAAAATGAGGAAAAGATGGAAGCTGCCATTGCAGAGCTTGTAAAAGGTAAGACCCTTGTGGTTATCGCGCACAAATTACCAGCCATTATGAACGCAGATCAGATTTGTGTTATGGATCACGGAAAGCTGGTTGCAACGGGCAAACATCAGGAGCTGATCCAGTCCTGCCCAGAATATCAAAAGTTGTGGAAAGCGGCACAGGACAGCGCCGAGTGGAAAGTACATACTGCAAAGGAGGGGAAATAA
- a CDS encoding ABC transporter ATP-binding protein, producing the protein MIDFQNVSFSYGEESSGGGIRNVNLTINTGEFVLLTGESGCGKTTITRLVNGLVPHYYEGNLEGDVLLDGKSVSDTPLYDLAAMVGSVFQNPKSQFFNVDTDSELAFACENLGYPQEDILKRIDRTVSDYHIEDLMGRSVFALSGGEKQKIACASSSVLLPGIMVLDEPSSNLDMAAIDDLRQVLSLWKRQGKTILIAEHRLYYLHDLADRVLYVKDGEIEREYTPAEFDSLSDGIRKEMGLRPFSLSKLKPANQYQAHTAKQMEFQNFCFAYKKREPESLHIPSAELPVGETIAIIGLNGAGKSTLARCICGLEKKCGLLQVDGKTLDWKARLKHCYMVMQDTSHQLFTESVTDEVLLSMDNKDETVVDKILKQFDLLEYKDRHPLSLSGGQKQRVAIASAIVSNREIIVFDEPTSGLDLKHMREVARSLKSLADQGKTLLVITHDPELVMAGCSYVVHMEKGQVKESYPLDESGSKKVLDFFRIRQ; encoded by the coding sequence GGGGAATTTGTTTTACTCACGGGAGAATCCGGCTGTGGGAAAACAACGATTACCCGTTTGGTAAACGGGCTGGTGCCTCATTATTACGAGGGCAATTTAGAGGGCGATGTCCTTCTGGACGGAAAAAGCGTATCAGATACGCCGCTTTATGACTTGGCTGCTATGGTGGGATCTGTATTCCAGAATCCCAAAAGTCAGTTTTTCAACGTGGATACGGATAGTGAATTAGCCTTTGCCTGTGAAAATTTAGGCTATCCTCAGGAGGATATCCTGAAAAGGATTGACCGGACAGTTTCCGATTATCATATTGAAGATTTGATGGGGCGAAGCGTGTTTGCTCTGTCCGGGGGCGAAAAGCAAAAAATAGCCTGTGCTTCATCAAGTGTATTGCTGCCGGGAATTATGGTCCTGGACGAACCATCTTCTAATTTGGATATGGCTGCTATTGATGACCTGCGGCAGGTCCTGAGCCTCTGGAAAAGGCAGGGCAAAACAATTCTGATCGCAGAACACCGCCTTTACTACCTTCACGATCTTGCAGATCGTGTGCTGTATGTAAAAGATGGGGAGATTGAACGGGAATACACGCCTGCTGAATTTGACAGCTTATCGGATGGCATTCGAAAAGAAATGGGGCTGCGGCCGTTTTCTCTCTCGAAGTTGAAGCCTGCGAATCAGTATCAGGCGCATACAGCTAAACAGATGGAATTTCAAAATTTCTGCTTTGCGTATAAAAAGCGGGAACCGGAAAGCCTCCATATTCCGAGTGCAGAACTGCCTGTTGGAGAAACGATTGCCATTATCGGTCTGAATGGCGCTGGAAAATCTACTCTGGCCCGCTGTATTTGCGGACTGGAAAAGAAGTGTGGCCTTTTGCAGGTTGACGGGAAAACCCTTGATTGGAAAGCCCGGCTCAAACATTGCTACATGGTAATGCAGGATACCAGCCATCAGCTATTTACCGAAAGCGTGACGGATGAAGTGCTTCTGAGCATGGACAACAAGGATGAAACTGTTGTGGATAAAATTCTTAAACAGTTTGATCTGCTGGAATATAAAGACAGGCACCCGCTTTCTCTTTCCGGCGGGCAAAAACAGCGGGTAGCGATCGCGTCTGCCATTGTGAGTAACCGGGAGATTATTGTGTTTGACGAACCAACCAGCGGGCTTGATCTCAAACATATGCGGGAAGTTGCGCGGAGTTTGAAGTCACTCGCGGATCAGGGCAAAACGCTTCTTGTTATTACGCATGATCCGGAGTTGGTGATGGCGGGATGTTCGTATGTAGTCCATATGGAAAAAGGGCAAGTAAAAGAAAGCTATCCATTGGACGAATCCGGCAGTAAAAAGGTTTTGGATTTTTTCCGAATCCGCCAGTGA